The proteins below come from a single Zea mays cultivar B73 chromosome 8, Zm-B73-REFERENCE-NAM-5.0, whole genome shotgun sequence genomic window:
- the LOC103636702 gene encoding peroxidase 9 — MASINTVLGAIFVASFYFCGSLAFFPPGPGHHHEGAHHPPIGSAPIPGLSTDYYRLTCPQADETVAPILKKAIAKEPRVAASLLRLLFHDCFVQGCDASVLLDDAEEVVSEKNAIPNKDSIRGFEVIDEIKAALEEACPQTVSCADTVALAARGSTVLSGGPYWELPLGRRDSRTANMKLANKNLPPPNATLHRLIKFFRRQGLDKVDLVALSGSHTIGSARCVSFKQRLYNQHRDNRPDSTLETSFYHTLASACPRAGGDGEIRPLDLVSPSRFDNSYYKLVLEGKGLLNSDEVLWTGRDPEIAGLVKSYAEDEALFFEHYVSSVTKMGNINPLTGHDGEIRKNCRRVNQEI; from the exons ATGGCTTCAATCAACACAGTCCTCGGTGCAATCTTCGTTGCTTCCTTCTACTTCTGTGGCTCCCTTGCCTTCTTCCCTCCTGGTCCTGGTCACCACCACGAGGGAGCCCACCACCCTCCAATCGGAAGTGCTCCAATCCCAGGTCTTTCTACAGACTACTACAGGTTGACATGCCCGCAAGCTGACGAGACTGTGGCGCCCATACTGAAGAAGGCTATCGCAAAGGAACCACGGGTAGCTGCCTCCCTTCTCAGGCTCCTCTTCCATGACTGCTTTGTCCAG GGCTGCGATGCGTCGGTTCTTTTGGATGACGCTGAGGAAGTCGTGAGCGAGAAAAACGCTATCCCCAACAAGGATTCCATTAGGGGGTTTGAGGTCATAGACGAGATCAAAGCTGCACTCGAGGAAGCATGTCCGCAGACAGTGTCCTGTGCTGACACTGTCGCCCTGGCAGCCAGAGGTTCGACAGTGCTG AGTGGTGGACCGTACTGGGAGCTTCCATTAGGAAGGAGGGACTCAAGGACAGCAAACATGAAGCTAGCAAACAAGAACCTTCCTCCACCAAACGCAACACTGCACCGTCTCATCAAGTTCTTCCGAAGGCAAGGGCTGGACAAGGTGGACCTTGTGGCACTATCAGGAAGCCACACCATTGGAAGTGCCAGATGCGTGAGTTTCAAGCAACGGCTCTACAACCAGCACAGAGATAACAGACCGGACAGCACGCTAGAGACGAGTTTCTACCACACGTTGGCGTCGGCGTGCCCACGCGCCGGTGGCGACGGCGAGATACGGCCACTGGATCTCGTCAGCCCTTCGCGATTTGACAACAGCTATTATAAGCTGGTACTGGAGGGGAAAGGGCTTCTCAATTCGGACGAGGTTCTGTGGACAGGAAGAGACCCCGAAATTGCAGGCCTAGTCAAGAGTTATGCCGAAGACGAGGCGCTGTTCTTTGAGCACTACGTGAGTTCAGTAACCAAAATGGGGAACATAAATCCCCTCACGGGTCACGATGGAGAAATCCGCAAGAACTGCCGTAGGGTCAATCAGGAGATCTAG